A stretch of Clostridium sp. BJN0001 DNA encodes these proteins:
- a CDS encoding penicillin-binding protein 2, giving the protein MKDLQNTVKQIMVVFLFCFVALISYIAYFQVFSAPNLATQTGNKRLWAVRNEVLRGTIYDRNKTPLTKSERVNALTQKRTYTQGEIFANLIGYVDPKYDISGLEKSLDSELIKYDKLSNNLKNLFNNFSKEKIKEMFENRKKDEDKVGNGVVTTLDTNLQKIAYDALGSNKGAVVALNPTTGEVLAMVSKPSYNPNDLENAINTANAGSADNSPLINRAIAGLYPPGSTFKTVTLSSALENISDIKTRTFEDNGKLVFNENQSLSNAGGAVNGTLDLKDAFRVSSNVVFGGIALELGNDKLKSTAEKYGFNNTIEAEGFNISQSKFPTLKSYEKGSIAQSGIGQSSDVATPMQMALIAGTIANDGKMMKPTIIKEIVDKDGNTLSTYQPKELKKVISGSTAATITDYMKNLVDSKVNGSWSYFQGTNAAGKTGTADYNLSNGQPAKPHSWFIGFASAEKPTIAVAVIVENGGYGSVAAAQVAGKVIKSGTGISK; this is encoded by the coding sequence ATGAAAGACTTACAAAATACTGTAAAACAGATAATGGTGGTATTTCTTTTTTGCTTTGTAGCTCTTATTTCTTATATAGCATATTTTCAGGTTTTTTCTGCACCTAATCTTGCAACTCAGACAGGAAATAAGAGATTATGGGCAGTTAGAAATGAAGTATTAAGAGGAACAATTTATGACAGAAATAAGACTCCTCTTACAAAAAGTGAGAGAGTAAATGCACTTACGCAGAAGAGAACTTATACTCAAGGAGAAATTTTTGCAAATTTAATAGGATACGTTGATCCTAAATATGATATATCAGGTCTTGAAAAAAGCCTTGATAGTGAGCTTATAAAATATGATAAATTATCTAACAATTTAAAAAATTTATTTAACAATTTTAGTAAAGAAAAAATTAAAGAAATGTTTGAAAATAGAAAAAAGGATGAAGATAAAGTAGGAAATGGTGTGGTTACAACATTAGATACAAATCTTCAGAAAATAGCATATGATGCTCTTGGATCTAATAAAGGAGCAGTCGTTGCACTTAATCCTACTACAGGAGAGGTGCTTGCAATGGTATCAAAGCCATCATATAATCCTAATGATTTAGAAAATGCTATAAACACTGCAAATGCAGGTTCTGCAGATAATAGTCCTTTAATAAATAGAGCTATAGCAGGTCTTTATCCACCAGGATCTACATTTAAAACTGTAACTTTATCAAGTGCACTTGAAAATATTTCAGATATAAAAACAAGAACGTTTGAAGATAATGGTAAACTTGTATTTAATGAAAACCAATCTTTAAGTAATGCAGGTGGAGCTGTAAATGGAACACTTGATTTAAAGGATGCATTTAGAGTGTCAAGCAATGTAGTATTTGGAGGAATTGCGCTTGAACTTGGAAATGATAAGCTTAAATCTACAGCAGAAAAATATGGATTTAATAATACTATAGAGGCAGAAGGATTCAATATTTCACAAAGTAAATTTCCTACTTTAAAAAGTTATGAAAAAGGAAGTATTGCACAGTCTGGTATAGGACAGAGCAGTGATGTTGCGACACCTATGCAAATGGCATTAATTGCAGGAACAATAGCTAATGATGGAAAGATGATGAAACCTACAATAATAAAAGAAATTGTAGACAAAGATGGAAATACTTTAAGTACATATCAGCCTAAAGAACTTAAAAAGGTAATAAGCGGATCAACAGCTGCTACAATAACAGATTATATGAAAAATCTTGTAGATTCTAAAGTAAATGGATCATGGTCATATTTTCAGGGAACTAATGCGGCAGGAAAGACAGGAACTGCAGATTATAATCTTTCAAATGGTCAGCCAGCAAAACCACATTCATGGTTTATTGGATTTGCATCAGCTGAGAAACCAACTATTGCAGTTGCTGTAATTGTTGAAAATGGAGGATATGGTTCAGTTGCAGCAGCACAAGTTGCAGGAAAGGTAATAAAAAGTGGAACAGGAATTTCTAAATAG
- the murB gene encoding UDP-N-acetylmuramate dehydrogenase codes for MNQYKKYMDLFNIIYEKSQIKVDEPMKDHINFNVGGPADILLVPHNVEQIKKTISVCKKNNIPFYVIGNGSNILVKDGGVRGVIIELTRLNKITLTSENDIKAECGALLKDVSEKAENESLTGFEFACGIPGSVGGAVFMNAGAYNGEISNVIKEVTVLDDKNNIITITSDSLELGYRTSVIMKRGYIVLDAVFKLEKGDKEKITARIKDLTRRREEKQPLEYPSAGSTFKRPEGHFAGKLIQDSGLKGYAVGGACVSEKHAGFVINKNNATASDVLNVIKHVQEEVKKNFNVDLYPEVRIIGED; via the coding sequence ATGAATCAGTATAAAAAATATATGGATTTATTTAATATAATTTACGAAAAATCACAGATTAAAGTTGATGAACCGATGAAAGATCATATTAACTTTAATGTTGGAGGACCTGCAGATATTCTTTTGGTACCTCATAATGTAGAGCAGATAAAAAAAACAATATCTGTATGTAAAAAGAACAATATTCCTTTTTATGTAATAGGAAATGGATCAAATATTCTAGTAAAAGATGGAGGAGTAAGAGGTGTTATAATAGAACTTACAAGGTTAAATAAAATAACTCTTACATCTGAAAATGATATAAAAGCAGAGTGTGGTGCATTATTAAAAGATGTATCAGAAAAAGCTGAAAATGAATCACTTACTGGATTTGAATTTGCATGTGGAATTCCTGGAAGTGTAGGCGGAGCTGTATTTATGAATGCAGGTGCATATAATGGTGAAATTTCAAATGTAATAAAAGAAGTAACAGTACTTGATGATAAGAATAATATAATAACGATAACTAGTGACTCACTCGAATTAGGTTATCGAACATCTGTAATAATGAAAAGAGGATATATAGTATTAGATGCTGTATTTAAATTAGAAAAGGGAGACAAAGAGAAAATAACTGCTAGAATAAAAGATCTTACAAGAAGAAGAGAAGAAAAACAACCGCTTGAATATCCATCTGCAGGAAGTACATTTAAAAGACCTGAAGGTCATTTTGCTGGAAAGCTTATACAAGATTCAGGACTTAAGGGATATGCTGTTGGAGGTGCGTGTGTTTCAGAAAAACATGCAGGTTTCGTAATAAATAAAAATAATGCAACCGCTTCTGATGTACTTAATGTTATAAAACATGTTCAAGAAGAAGTAAAGAAAAATTTCAATGTAGATCTTTACCCGGAAGTTAGAATTATTGGTGAAGATTAA
- a CDS encoding FtsW/RodA/SpoVE family cell cycle protein: MKIRKDEVKLLLLTYVLCMALFINLAVLKTPIDKGAIYMGIFLCAFITATQILIRKFYPQGDKFLITFACILSVIGIAVLYRLDTAVSIKQFAWFAAGIVIFIALVILIPDLRDFARYKNIFMITTLAIMPMALVAGMFLKNQEQNGANNWVIIGGFGFQPSEFGKIAFVLYLAAALMNYKDKKNVRDDFKQLWQPALVSMYSLACLVLQKDLGSALIFFGIAVTMLYVATGKKKYVVIAFALFIIGAFIAYKLFPHVRQRILIWRDPWDYVDKQNGSYQIIQGLYAISSGGMFGSGLGQGYPGFIPINTSDYIFAVICEELGMVFGLGIMIIYFLFFYRGMRAAFRVENSFSKFTTIGLSTMIACQVLVIIGGIFAIIPLTGITLPLISYGGSSMLTMYFSLALLQKISEEG; the protein is encoded by the coding sequence TTGAAAATAAGGAAGGACGAAGTAAAACTGTTATTGCTTACATATGTTTTATGCATGGCTCTATTTATCAATCTTGCAGTACTTAAAACTCCGATTGATAAAGGTGCTATTTATATGGGAATTTTTCTATGTGCATTTATAACAGCTACTCAGATTTTAATTAGAAAATTTTATCCACAGGGAGATAAGTTTTTAATAACTTTTGCATGCATACTTTCGGTAATTGGAATAGCTGTACTATATAGGCTTGATACAGCTGTTTCAATAAAACAGTTTGCTTGGTTTGCAGCAGGTATTGTAATATTTATAGCACTTGTAATATTAATTCCTGATTTACGTGATTTTGCACGATATAAAAACATATTTATGATAACAACATTAGCAATAATGCCTATGGCTCTTGTTGCAGGAATGTTTTTAAAGAATCAGGAACAAAATGGTGCAAATAATTGGGTTATTATTGGAGGTTTTGGATTTCAGCCTTCAGAGTTTGGTAAGATAGCGTTTGTTTTGTATCTTGCAGCGGCCCTTATGAATTATAAGGATAAAAAAAATGTAAGAGATGATTTTAAGCAGCTATGGCAGCCTGCATTAGTATCAATGTATAGTTTAGCATGTCTTGTTTTGCAGAAGGATTTAGGATCAGCTTTAATATTTTTTGGAATAGCAGTTACTATGCTCTATGTTGCTACAGGAAAAAAGAAGTATGTAGTAATAGCGTTTGCTTTATTTATAATAGGAGCGTTTATAGCATATAAACTATTTCCACATGTACGCCAGAGAATCCTTATTTGGAGAGATCCTTGGGATTATGTTGATAAACAAAATGGAAGTTATCAAATAATACAGGGGCTTTATGCTATTTCATCAGGAGGAATGTTTGGCTCAGGCTTAGGTCAAGGATATCCTGGATTCATTCCTATAAATACATCAGATTATATTTTTGCAGTAATATGTGAAGAACTTGGAATGGTATTTGGACTTGGAATTATGATTATATATTTCTTGTTTTTCTATAGAGGAATGAGAGCAGCATTTAGAGTTGAAAATTCATTTTCAAAGTTTACGACGATAGGATTAAGTACAATGATAGCATGTCAGGTACTTGTTATTATAGGAGGAATATTTGCGATAATTCCACTTACAGGAATTACACTCCCTTTAATAAGTTATGGTGGATCTTCTATGCTTACTATGTATTTTTCACTCGCACTACTTCAGAAAATATCAGAGGAGGGCTAA
- the uvrC gene encoding excinuclease ABC subunit UvrC translates to MFDFEAQLKILPDKPGVYLMKNSLGEIIYVGKAKILKNRVRQYFRNSKNHTEKVKAMVKNVAEFEYIVTDSEMEALILECNLIKKYTPKYNILLKDDKTYPFIKITINEDFPRVFITRKFAKDGSKYFGPYPNAGAVHQTINLIRKIFPLRTCKKYIKEGAAYTRPCLNYHIKKCKAPCNGMISKEEYGKMISQIIDILSGKDKSFINTLKEHMNEASENLQFEKAALFRDKILAISAIEEKQKVFRSNETDEDFIDLYKDEKDCCVQIFFLRDGKITGREHFIIENGADEDNNEIISQFIVSFYKGTSSVPKNIYISESNEIDILEEFLTVKRGSKVYVRIPIKGEKKDMLKLVRNNAKITLEQFKDKILIDKEINRVCLNEIQDLLELDVFPERIEAYDISNIQGVDSVGSMIVFENGEPKNSDYRRFKIKTVKNSNDYQSMYEILERRFVHGLKEIKEIQKRNIKFSAGKFSNFPDLIMMDGGKGQVNIALDVLRKLDIDIPVCGLVKDDYHATRGIIYNNKELNINRTSNLMQLIRRIQDEVHRFAITYHRSLRDKRILHSILDDIPNVGKKRRMALLMKFQSIDNIKKASLEDLLDTESIDKKAAESIYSYFKKHEQSD, encoded by the coding sequence ATATTTGATTTTGAAGCACAATTAAAAATACTGCCAGATAAACCAGGAGTTTATCTGATGAAGAATTCATTAGGTGAAATAATTTATGTTGGCAAAGCTAAAATATTAAAAAATAGGGTAAGACAGTATTTTAGAAATTCAAAGAATCATACGGAGAAAGTAAAAGCGATGGTAAAAAATGTAGCTGAATTTGAATATATAGTTACAGATTCAGAGATGGAAGCGCTTATACTTGAATGCAATCTTATAAAAAAATATACTCCAAAGTACAATATTCTTCTTAAGGATGATAAGACATATCCTTTTATAAAAATAACAATAAATGAAGATTTTCCAAGAGTATTTATAACAAGAAAGTTTGCAAAAGATGGTTCAAAGTATTTTGGACCGTATCCTAATGCAGGAGCGGTTCACCAAACAATAAATCTTATAAGAAAAATTTTCCCACTTAGAACATGTAAAAAATATATTAAAGAAGGTGCAGCATATACAAGACCTTGTTTAAATTATCATATAAAAAAATGTAAGGCACCATGTAATGGGATGATATCAAAAGAAGAGTATGGAAAAATGATATCTCAAATTATTGATATACTATCTGGAAAAGATAAAAGCTTTATAAATACTCTTAAAGAACATATGAATGAAGCATCAGAGAATCTTCAATTTGAAAAAGCAGCATTATTTAGAGATAAAATTCTTGCTATAAGTGCTATAGAAGAAAAACAGAAGGTTTTTAGATCAAATGAAACGGATGAAGATTTTATTGATCTTTATAAAGATGAAAAAGATTGCTGCGTTCAGATATTTTTTCTAAGAGATGGAAAAATAACGGGAAGAGAGCATTTTATTATTGAAAATGGAGCAGATGAAGATAATAATGAAATAATCTCTCAGTTTATAGTTTCGTTTTATAAAGGTACATCATCTGTTCCCAAAAACATATATATTTCAGAAAGTAATGAAATAGATATTTTAGAAGAATTTCTTACAGTAAAAAGAGGATCAAAAGTATATGTAAGAATACCTATAAAAGGTGAGAAAAAAGATATGCTTAAACTTGTAAGAAATAATGCAAAAATAACATTAGAGCAATTTAAAGATAAAATACTTATAGATAAAGAAATAAATAGAGTATGTCTTAACGAAATACAAGATCTTTTAGAACTTGATGTATTTCCAGAAAGAATAGAAGCATATGATATTTCAAATATTCAAGGTGTTGATTCTGTAGGTTCTATGATAGTTTTTGAAAATGGAGAACCTAAAAACAGCGATTATAGAAGATTTAAAATAAAGACAGTTAAGAATTCTAATGATTATCAGAGCATGTATGAAATATTAGAAAGACGATTTGTTCATGGTTTAAAGGAAATTAAGGAAATACAGAAGAGAAACATTAAATTCTCAGCAGGAAAGTTTTCTAATTTCCCTGATCTTATAATGATGGATGGAGGAAAAGGACAGGTAAATATAGCCCTTGATGTGTTAAGAAAGCTTGATATAGATATTCCTGTATGTGGTCTTGTAAAGGATGATTATCATGCAACACGAGGAATTATTTATAATAATAAAGAGCTTAATATAAATAGGACATCCAATTTAATGCAGCTTATACGTAGAATACAAGATGAGGTTCATAGATTTGCGATAACATACCATAGATCACTTAGAGACAAAAGAATCCTTCATTCTATTCTTGATGATATACCAAATGTTGGAAAGAAAAGAAGGATGGCACTTCTTATGAAATTTCAGAGTATAGATAATATTAAAAAAGCTTCATTAGAGGATCTTCTTGATACAGAATCGATAGATAAGAAGGCTGCAGAGAGTATTTATTCATATTTCAAAAAACATGAACAAAGTGATTAA
- a CDS encoding FHA domain-containing protein, which translates to MSFTKIISGIFVTIFIIILYVIIYYALKIMYKDVKNGGKKKRVRRRLDNFGLEVMIGTQDNTLREGSVIPIRGDFTIGRKNENGIIIREPHVSGIHAKICLRNNSVFIEDLNSTNGTFVNNKKITGRVKLADKDKIGIGTAVFKVLA; encoded by the coding sequence ATGAGTTTTACAAAAATAATAAGCGGCATATTCGTAACTATTTTCATTATTATACTATATGTAATAATTTATTATGCATTAAAAATTATGTATAAGGATGTTAAAAATGGTGGCAAAAAAAAGAGAGTTAGAAGGAGACTTGACAATTTTGGTCTTGAAGTTATGATTGGAACGCAGGATAATACTCTGAGAGAAGGTTCAGTAATCCCGATAAGAGGGGATTTTACTATTGGAAGAAAAAATGAAAATGGAATTATAATAAGAGAACCTCATGTTTCAGGTATTCATGCTAAAATATGTCTTAGAAATAATAGTGTTTTTATAGAAGACTTAAATAGCACAAACGGAACTTTTGTAAATAACAAAAAAATTACAGGTAGAGTTAAATTAGCAGATAAAGATAAAATAGGCATAGGAACGGCTGTATTTAAAGTTCTTGCGTAA
- the uvrA gene encoding excinuclease ABC subunit UvrA, producing MNNIVIRGAKVNNLKNVDLEIPRDKLVVFTGLSGSGKSSLAFDTLYAEGQRRYVESLSSYARQFLGQMDKPDVESIEGLSPAISIDQKTTSKNPRSTVGTITEIYDYLRLLYAKVGIVHCPKCGKEISKQSIDQIVDKIRSCADRTKIQILAPVIRGRKGQHQKVIEKIKKAGFIRARIDGNMYDLTDEIVNLEKNKKHNIEAVVDRIIIKDGIEKRIGESVETALKVGEGLVIANINNEQDILFSENFACPDCGINIEELAPRSFSFNSPFGKCDKCDGLGTLFKIDENLILPDKNLSIMKGAIACWGDGRLKEDSWTFCSLKALSTEYKIDLNRPIKDMPKEQLDLILYGTNGKKLNIIYKKEGVSAVYNYPFEGVINELTRRYNETSSDMIKNEIEQYMSDDLCPECHGARLRKEVLAVTVGDKNIYEFTNMSIKDELKYINSIKFSEKDKIISNQIVKEIKNRLQFLIDVGLDYLTLSRSSGTLSGGEAQRIRLATQIGSALMGVLYILDEPSIGLHQRDNDRLIKTLKKLRDVGNTVIVVEHDEDTMKNADYIVDIGPGAGEHGGKVVAAGTLEEIEKCKESITGQYLTGLKKIEMPDKRRKGNGKFIKIKGASENNLKNIDVSFSIGTFTIVTGVSGSGKSTLVNEVLYKGLNKIVNKSKKPAGKVKKILGAENIDKIIDIDQSPIGRTPRSNPATYTGTFDIIRELFSQTNEAKMRGYKPGRFSFNVKGGRCEACSGDGIIKIEMQFLSDVYVPCEVCKGKRYNRETLEVKYKGKNISDVLNMTVEEGLKFFENMPRIKNKLQTLYDVGLGYIRLGQPSTQLSGGEAQRIKLAYELSKRGTGKTLYILDEPTTGLHIDDVKRLIEILQRLVDVGNTVIVIEHNLDMIKCADYLIDLGPEGGDRGGNVVKCGTPEKICNEEKSYTGRYLKKLIK from the coding sequence TTGAATAATATAGTCATAAGAGGTGCAAAAGTAAATAATTTGAAAAATGTTGACCTTGAAATACCAAGAGATAAACTTGTAGTGTTTACAGGGCTTTCAGGTTCTGGAAAATCATCACTTGCATTTGATACGTTATATGCAGAAGGACAGAGAAGATATGTTGAATCATTATCATCATATGCAAGGCAGTTTTTAGGTCAAATGGATAAACCAGATGTTGAAAGTATTGAAGGACTTTCTCCTGCAATTTCAATAGATCAGAAAACAACAAGTAAGAATCCGAGATCGACAGTTGGGACAATAACAGAAATTTATGATTATTTAAGACTCCTTTATGCAAAAGTTGGAATTGTACATTGCCCTAAATGTGGAAAAGAAATCTCAAAGCAGTCTATTGATCAGATTGTTGATAAAATTAGATCGTGTGCAGATAGAACCAAAATTCAAATATTAGCACCTGTTATAAGAGGCAGAAAAGGACAGCATCAGAAGGTTATTGAAAAGATAAAAAAAGCTGGATTTATAAGAGCAAGAATTGATGGAAATATGTATGATCTTACAGATGAAATTGTTAATCTTGAAAAAAATAAAAAACATAATATTGAAGCTGTTGTTGATAGAATAATAATAAAAGATGGAATAGAAAAGAGAATTGGAGAATCTGTTGAAACAGCATTGAAAGTTGGAGAAGGACTTGTAATTGCAAATATAAATAATGAGCAAGATATATTATTTAGTGAAAATTTTGCATGCCCTGATTGTGGAATAAATATTGAAGAACTTGCACCAAGATCGTTTTCGTTTAACTCTCCTTTTGGAAAATGCGATAAATGTGATGGACTTGGAACACTTTTTAAAATTGATGAAAATTTAATTCTTCCAGATAAGAACTTAAGTATAATGAAAGGTGCTATAGCATGTTGGGGAGATGGAAGACTTAAAGAAGATTCATGGACATTTTGCTCACTTAAGGCACTTAGCACAGAGTATAAAATTGATTTAAACAGGCCTATAAAAGATATGCCAAAAGAGCAGCTAGATCTTATTTTATATGGAACAAATGGAAAAAAACTTAACATAATATATAAAAAAGAAGGAGTTTCTGCGGTATATAACTATCCATTTGAAGGAGTTATAAATGAGCTGACAAGACGATATAATGAAACTTCATCTGATATGATAAAAAATGAAATAGAACAGTATATGAGTGATGATTTATGTCCAGAATGTCATGGAGCAAGACTTAGAAAAGAAGTTCTTGCAGTAACAGTTGGAGATAAAAATATATATGAATTTACAAATATGTCTATAAAAGATGAATTAAAATATATAAATAGTATTAAATTCTCTGAAAAAGATAAAATAATAAGTAATCAGATTGTAAAAGAGATAAAAAACAGACTTCAATTTTTAATTGATGTAGGACTTGATTATTTAACTTTATCAAGAAGCTCAGGCACACTTTCAGGAGGAGAAGCTCAGAGAATAAGGCTTGCGACTCAAATAGGTTCAGCTTTAATGGGAGTATTATACATACTTGATGAGCCTAGCATAGGGCTTCATCAGAGAGATAATGATAGACTTATAAAGACACTTAAAAAATTAAGAGATGTTGGAAATACTGTAATAGTTGTTGAACATGATGAAGATACAATGAAAAATGCAGATTATATAGTGGATATAGGTCCTGGAGCAGGGGAACATGGCGGAAAAGTAGTTGCAGCAGGAACTTTAGAAGAAATTGAAAAATGCAAAGAATCAATAACAGGTCAGTATCTTACAGGATTAAAGAAAATTGAAATGCCAGATAAGAGAAGAAAAGGCAATGGAAAATTTATAAAAATTAAAGGAGCAAGTGAAAATAATCTTAAGAATATAGATGTTTCATTTTCAATTGGAACATTTACAATTGTTACTGGAGTTTCAGGCTCTGGGAAAAGTACACTTGTAAATGAAGTCTTATATAAAGGACTTAATAAGATTGTAAATAAGAGTAAAAAACCTGCTGGAAAAGTTAAAAAGATTTTAGGTGCTGAAAATATTGATAAGATAATAGATATTGATCAAAGTCCTATTGGAAGAACTCCAAGATCAAATCCAGCTACATATACAGGAACATTTGATATAATAAGAGAACTTTTTTCTCAAACTAATGAAGCTAAGATGAGGGGATATAAGCCTGGAAGATTTAGTTTTAATGTAAAAGGTGGAAGATGCGAAGCATGTTCTGGAGATGGAATAATAAAGATAGAAATGCAGTTCTTATCAGATGTATATGTTCCATGCGAAGTATGTAAAGGAAAGAGATACAATAGAGAAACATTAGAGGTTAAATACAAAGGAAAAAATATTTCAGATGTTCTTAATATGACTGTAGAAGAAGGGTTAAAGTTCTTTGAAAATATGCCAAGAATAAAAAACAAGCTTCAGACATTATATGATGTAGGACTTGGATATATAAGGCTTGGACAGCCATCAACACAACTTTCAGGAGGAGAGGCTCAAAGAATAAAGCTTGCCTATGAATTATCAAAAAGAGGAACAGGAAAGACTCTTTACATATTAGATGAACCAACAACAGGACTTCACATAGATGATGTAAAAAGACTTATTGAAATACTTCAAAGGCTAGTTGATGTTGGAAATACAGTAATTGTAATTGAACATAACCTTGATATGATAAAATGTGCAGATTATCTTATTGATTTAGGTCCTGAAGGAGGAGATAGAGGAGGAAATGTTGTAAAATGCGGAACTCCTGAAAAGATATGTAATGAAGAAAAATCTTATACGGGCAGATATCTAAAAAAATTAATAAAATAG
- the uvrB gene encoding excinuclease ABC subunit UvrB has translation MPKFKIHSKYKPTGDQPQAIEKIIDSLQNKNRCQTLLGVTGSGKTFTMANIIERLQRPTIVLAHNKTLAAQLCSEFKEFFPNNIVEYFVSYYDYYQPEAYVPQTDTFIEKDASINDEIDKLRHSATSALFERRDVIIVASVSCIYGLGNPDEYKKLTISIRKGMEKERDEIIKELVDIQYERNDIDFKRGTFRVRGDSLDIIPASSSKSGIRIEFFGDEVDRIREFDVLTGNIIGDREHVSIFPASHFATSKEVIDRSINVIENELEDRLRELNSQDKLLEAQRLRQRTNYDIEMIREMGYCSGIENYSRIFDGRDKGMPPYTLLDYFPKDYLMFIDESHVTLPQVRAMYAGDRSRKNTLVDYGFRLPCAYDNRPLKFEEFEKKINQVVFVSATPSKYELDNSNEIAEQIIRPTGLLDPKIIIKSVKGQIDDLYSEIKDTVKRGYRILITTLTKRMAEDLTKYLLELKVKATYMHSDIDTIERMQIIKDLRLGKHDVLVGINLLREGLDIPEVALVAILDADKEGFLRSETSLIQTIGRAARNSESKVIMYADTITKSMNYAIKETNRRRQIQTEYNEKHNIIPRTIVKGIRDVIEATKAEDYKENDKNKTEKKFNKKQREKLIKDYTKEMEKAAKNLQFEEAARLRDKIEELKKQK, from the coding sequence ATGCCAAAATTTAAAATCCATTCAAAGTATAAACCTACAGGGGACCAGCCTCAGGCTATTGAAAAAATTATAGATTCTCTTCAAAACAAAAATAGATGTCAGACATTATTAGGAGTTACTGGTTCTGGAAAAACATTTACTATGGCAAACATAATTGAACGTCTTCAGCGTCCAACTATTGTACTTGCTCATAATAAGACTCTAGCAGCACAATTATGTTCTGAATTTAAAGAATTTTTTCCAAATAATATTGTTGAATATTTTGTAAGTTACTATGATTATTATCAACCAGAAGCATATGTTCCACAGACTGATACATTTATTGAAAAAGATGCATCTATAAATGATGAAATTGATAAGCTTAGACATTCTGCAACATCAGCACTTTTTGAAAGACGTGATGTGATTATAGTAGCATCTGTATCATGTATTTATGGTTTAGGAAATCCAGATGAATATAAAAAACTTACAATAAGTATACGAAAAGGTATGGAAAAAGAAAGAGATGAAATTATAAAAGAGCTTGTTGATATACAGTATGAGCGTAATGATATTGATTTTAAGAGAGGAACGTTTAGGGTAAGAGGAGACTCTTTAGATATAATTCCAGCATCATCATCTAAGAGCGGAATAAGAATTGAATTTTTTGGAGATGAAGTTGATAGAATAAGGGAGTTTGATGTACTTACAGGAAATATTATAGGAGATAGAGAGCATGTTTCTATTTTCCCAGCATCACACTTTGCGACATCAAAAGAAGTTATAGATAGGTCAATAAATGTTATTGAAAATGAACTTGAAGATAGATTAAGAGAACTTAATTCACAGGATAAACTTTTAGAAGCTCAAAGATTAAGGCAGAGAACAAATTATGATATTGAAATGATACGAGAGATGGGTTACTGTAGCGGAATAGAAAATTATTCAAGGATATTCGATGGAAGGGATAAAGGTATGCCTCCATATACTCTTCTTGATTATTTCCCTAAAGATTACTTAATGTTTATAGATGAAAGTCATGTAACACTTCCTCAGGTAAGAGCAATGTATGCAGGCGATAGATCTAGAAAAAATACTTTAGTAGATTATGGTTTTAGACTTCCATGTGCATATGATAACAGACCATTAAAATTTGAAGAATTTGAAAAGAAGATAAATCAGGTTGTATTTGTAAGTGCTACACCTTCAAAATATGAACTTGATAATTCAAATGAAATAGCTGAGCAAATAATAAGACCTACAGGACTTCTTGATCCTAAAATTATTATAAAATCAGTTAAAGGACAGATAGACGATTTATATTCAGAAATTAAAGATACAGTAAAAAGAGGATATAGAATTTTAATAACAACACTTACTAAGAGAATGGCAGAGGATCTTACAAAGTATTTATTAGAACTTAAAGTTAAAGCTACATATATGCACTCTGATATAGATACAATAGAGAGAATGCAGATAATTAAAGATTTAAGACTTGGAAAACATGATGTTCTTGTAGGAATAAACCTTTTAAGAGAAGGTCTTGATATTCCTGAAGTTGCGCTTGTAGCAATACTTGATGCTGATAAGGAAGGATTTTTAAGGTCAGAGACTTCGCTTATTCAGACAATAGGAAGGGCAGCAAGAAATTCAGAAAGTAAAGTAATAATGTATGCAGATACAATAACAAAGTCAATGAATTATGCAATAAAAGAAACAAATAGAAGAAGACAGATACAGACAGAATATAATGAAAAACATAATATAATTCCAAGAACAATTGTAAAAGGAATAAGAGATGTAATTGAAGCTACAAAAGCAGAGGATTATAAAGAAAATGATAAAAATAAAACAGAAAAGAAATTTAATAAAAAACAGAGAGAAAAACTGATAAAAGATTATACAAAAGAAATGGAAAAAGCTGCTAAGAATCTTCAGTTTGAAGAGGCAGCACGTCTTAGAGATAAGATAGAAGAACTTAAAAAACAAAAATAA